A single region of the bacterium genome encodes:
- the rpoD gene encoding RNA polymerase sigma factor RpoD, whose product MTTENRSQEHVQKILQAGKEKGYITYKQVNDILPEEVVSSDEIDDILVMLGENDIKIVDQEEKAAVLTDGDKENPAEAPGAAIVKEEEEEEEDFEKGPESGGEHRMVDPVKMYLHEMGRISLLNREQEIAIAKRIEAGEFKVLKAVLGSALGLQQLNGLFSDILHAKRTLQETMDLEPYSEMPEVPEKQILAKLKKNQAKFKKLEKTVKDLQHKASQKSLSLEKKKVVLEQLDVRLVDLIWLVKDCQFHKKVREHLIASLREKAEAVEEQEHLMHLQERHLALGPESYLKLPSLLKQETSAALRDLEKKAGLKGESFLSAARHWEKARAAIKTLEKEAVAGRDLLRHLMRNIRIGEKEAYQARMELVEANLRLVISIAKKYTNRGLPFLDLIQEGNIGLMRAVEKFEYRRGYKFSTYATWWIRQAITRAIADQARTIRIPVHMIETINKSIKVSRDMVQELGREPTVDEIAERLELPVEKVRAVLKVAQEPISLETPIGEEKDSSLGDFLEDKEAVSPAYATAFVLLQEQITEVLGTLKEREAEVLRLRFGLEDGHPHTLEEVGNTFKVTRERVRQIEAKALRKLRHPSRSRKLKGFLE is encoded by the coding sequence ATGACAACCGAGAACCGGTCCCAAGAACACGTCCAAAAGATCCTCCAGGCGGGCAAGGAAAAGGGCTATATCACCTATAAACAGGTGAACGACATCCTGCCCGAAGAGGTCGTTTCCTCCGACGAGATCGACGACATCCTGGTGATGCTGGGCGAGAACGACATCAAGATCGTGGACCAGGAGGAAAAGGCCGCCGTCCTCACCGATGGCGACAAGGAAAACCCCGCCGAGGCCCCGGGCGCGGCCATCGTCAAGGAAGAGGAAGAAGAGGAAGAGGATTTCGAGAAGGGTCCCGAGTCGGGCGGCGAGCACCGCATGGTGGACCCGGTGAAGATGTACCTCCATGAGATGGGCCGCATCTCGCTGCTGAACCGGGAGCAGGAGATCGCCATCGCCAAGCGCATCGAGGCGGGCGAATTCAAGGTGCTGAAGGCGGTCCTGGGCAGCGCGCTGGGGCTCCAGCAGTTGAACGGGCTTTTCAGCGACATCCTCCACGCCAAGCGGACCCTCCAGGAGACCATGGACCTGGAACCCTATTCGGAAATGCCTGAAGTCCCGGAAAAGCAGATCCTCGCCAAATTGAAGAAGAACCAGGCCAAGTTCAAGAAGCTCGAAAAGACCGTCAAGGACCTGCAACACAAGGCGTCCCAGAAGTCCCTTTCCCTCGAGAAAAAGAAGGTGGTCCTGGAACAATTGGACGTCCGGCTGGTGGACCTCATCTGGCTGGTGAAAGATTGCCAGTTCCATAAGAAGGTCCGGGAGCACCTCATCGCCTCGTTGCGGGAAAAAGCGGAGGCGGTGGAGGAGCAGGAGCACCTCATGCACCTGCAAGAGCGCCACCTAGCCTTGGGCCCGGAAAGCTACCTCAAACTTCCCAGTTTGCTCAAGCAAGAGACCTCCGCGGCCCTCCGGGACCTGGAGAAGAAGGCCGGTTTGAAGGGCGAGTCCTTCCTGAGCGCCGCCCGCCATTGGGAGAAGGCGCGCGCCGCGATCAAGACGCTCGAGAAAGAGGCCGTGGCCGGCCGGGACCTGTTGCGGCACCTGATGCGCAATATCCGCATTGGCGAAAAGGAGGCTTACCAAGCGCGTATGGAGCTGGTGGAAGCCAACCTGCGCCTGGTCATCTCCATCGCCAAGAAATACACGAACCGGGGACTGCCTTTCCTGGACCTGATCCAGGAAGGCAACATCGGCCTCATGCGGGCGGTCGAGAAGTTCGAATACCGCCGGGGCTATAAGTTCTCCACCTACGCCACCTGGTGGATCCGCCAGGCCATCACCCGGGCCATCGCGGACCAGGCCCGCACCATCCGGATCCCGGTGCACATGATCGAGACCATCAACAAGTCCATCAAGGTTTCCCGGGACATGGTGCAGGAGTTGGGACGGGAACCGACCGTGGACGAGATCGCCGAGAGGCTGGAACTGCCGGTGGAGAAGGTCCGGGCGGTCCTGAAGGTGGCCCAGGAGCCCATTTCGTTGGAGACGCCCATCGGTGAGGAGAAGGACAGCAGTTTGGGGGATTTCCTCGAGGACAAGGAGGCGGTCTCGCCCGCCTATGCGACGGCCTTTGTCCTGCTCCAGGAGCAGATCACCGAGGTCCTGGGGACCTTGAAGGAACGGGAGGCCGAGGTCCTGCGCCTAAGGTTCGGCCTGGAGGACGGGCATCCCCATACGCTGGAAGAAGTAGGGAACACCTTCAAGGTGACCCGGGAAAGGGTCCGTCAGATCGAAGCCAAGGCCCTTCGCAAGCTGCGTCATCCTTCGCGCAGCCGCAAATTGAAGGGTTTCCTCGAATAG